AAGTTGATGAGCGTGGTAGCGCTGGTAATCGCGCCGCTGTTGAGGTAGATCCCTCTTTTGTACTTTAAATGCGAAAAATCCAATCAGTAGAATATCTGAGCGGCTACCATATACGCCTGACGTTTGACGATGGTGTAATAGGTGAAATCGACATCGAGAAGCAGTTATCCTTCGATGGGGTC
This region of Calditrichota bacterium genomic DNA includes:
- a CDS encoding DUF2442 domain-containing protein, with the protein product MRKIQSVEYLSGYHIRLTFDDGVIGEIDIEKQLSFDGV